CATAGTTTCCCAGATTCTGCGACATCATCGCCGCCGCAGTCTCTTTATCGTGTGTCTCTAATAGCTGATAAAAAGCATCTGTAACATTAAACACTTTGAATTTTGCACCGACAACTGGGGTTCTGCCAGTGAGACCTAAATCATGGCCAGTGTTTTGAATCTGTTCATCTGCAGTTTGTTCAATTTTGTGAAGGGTAAATGCAACCTGGCTTTCGGCAGCGTGAACGGTTCTGCCAGCGCCCAATAGCGGTAGTAACACGCTCATGAGCATCAAGGCGGCTAATAGGCCGTGTCCGATCTTTTTTATCGTGGCATTCATGGGTGGTTCCTCGCTTTCTTATGCTTGATCAGGAAGTAAGTTGCCAATGTCAGGAGTCCTATACCGATGAGAACGAGACTTAGGTTTTGCCAGTCAGACATTGCCGGCAAATATCCAGTTGCGCCTGCGCCAGTCGGTTTGTCTAACTGATCAGACTGGCCTGTCGGCGGTGTCGGGTCGGATTCGCTTGAAGTGCTGCTGCGATCTGTATAGTTATAAACTCGGGGATTACCGATACTGATCATTTCCGGTGTCACGATCCCGCCGATGTTTTCTTTCATCGGCTGGCCATCAATCAGTACATAACGGTAATTGTCATCATCATCTAACCAAGAGTCGGGAATTTCGATTTTAATCGCCCGACTTTTTTCGTCCAATTCATAACCTGGTACTGACTGTAATTCTTCAAAATAATACGTGCCCGCCGACAAGAATCGTTCACCTGTGTTCACTAAACCGTCTTTGTCCGAAACAAATTTATTCACACGATCATCATGAAGAGCATCGGTTGATGCAACCCATTTGTTCTTCAAGTCAGTAGCTGGTGACAAGTCGAGATATAGTTTCTGACCGTCCACGATTCGGTAGATCGCGAAAATGGCCCCGGCTAATCGCCGACTCGTCCCGTCAGGATGAACGCCGAATTTAAAGAAGTACGGGTCCCGGACATAACCGACGTTCTTGGGATAAAGATGCACGGTCGACATTGGGTCACCTGAAGTCGGATCTTTTACCGGAAAAACAATCAGCATCGGTGAGCTTTTTCTTTCCATGTCAACGTTCAGATTGGTGGAGAAATCCAACGCGGTTTCAATCAGCAGATACGCTTTCTCGAAGCTGCCTTGACCAGTGTCAACTGTGACGCGTCCAATCCCGTCTTCACCAAGATTTTTATCGGTGGCGGTGTTAATCAAGCCAAGTCCTTTATTCCCTTGACCTGCAAGTTGCAGGTTTGCCCGCGCAAACTTAAGTGCCTGCTTGCGAGTCATATTTTGATACTTTTCGATCAGTGCCTGAACGTCATCCGGTGTCATATCTGACTTCAACAAGGAACTAGCATCGTAAACTTCAAAATTAGCGCCATTCAGACCACTAGTTTTGCTCAACAGTTTA
This genomic window from Lacticaseibacillus paracasei subsp. paracasei contains:
- a CDS encoding pilin N-terminal domain-containing protein, which gives rise to MRLRLLWWVIPLLLLVGTLLGLQPVSAAENTAEIVLHKRIYRDVRQPEDVWYDNDGQIIDPENPDKAGYKLLSKTSGLNGANFEVYDASSLLKSDMTPDDVQALIEKYQNMTRKQALKFARANLQLAGQGNKGLGLINTATDKNLGEDGIGRVTVDTGQGSFEKAYLLIETALDFSTNLNVDMERKSSPMLIVFPVKDPTSGDPMSTVHLYPKNVGYVRDPYFFKFGVHPDGTSRRLAGAIFAIYRIVDGQKLYLDLSPATDLKNKWVASTDALHDDRVNKFVSDKDGLVNTGERFLSAGTYYFEELQSVPGYELDEKSRAIKIEIPDSWLDDDDNYRYVLIDGQPMKENIGGIVTPEMISIGNPRVYNYTDRSSTSSESDPTPPTGQSDQLDKPTGAGATGYLPAMSDWQNLSLVLIGIGLLTLATYFLIKHKKARNHP